The DNA region ACTGACTGCCGACCCCGAAGTACAGACCAAAGGTGAAAACCGTGTATGTAAGTTCTCGATAGTCTGTGACCGTCCGAAGCGTAAAGGTGAGGAAAAGTCAGAAACCGACTTTTTCAGCTGTACCGCCTGGAACAATAACGCTGATGTGATTGCCGACTGGTTCGGAAAAGGAGATATGATAACTCTTGTAGGTGCGGTTCACATCAATTGTTACGAGAAGGACGGTGTTAAGCAAAGCTTTACCGAAGTGAAGGTCGATGAGATACACTTCTCGGCTAAGAAGAAGGAAACAGTAAACAGCGCTGGGAACACCACAAACGAAGATGTTCCGTTTTAAGATCAGAAGTGAAATGAACT from Ruminococcus albus AD2013 includes:
- a CDS encoding single-stranded DNA-binding protein, yielding MLNKFLVAGRLTADPEVQTKGENRVCKFSIVCDRPKRKGEEKSETDFFSCTAWNNNADVIADWFGKGDMITLVGAVHINCYEKDGVKQSFTEVKVDEIHFSAKKKETVNSAGNTTNEDVPF